From a region of the Paralichthys olivaceus isolate ysfri-2021 chromosome 4, ASM2471397v2, whole genome shotgun sequence genome:
- the LOC109633830 gene encoding poly [ADP-ribose] polymerase tankyrase-1 isoform X2: MAVSRRSSQQQQQQSTLPSPPRNSSLSGAPPASPPMALLGSAVGSPESDRECSGGIDTALASPDLPAPVLASSASSTTTTSGGGGGSSSVSSPGSGAASPADGSSGIGGAFRELFEACRNGDVSRVKRLVDSVNVNAKDMAGRKSTPLHFAAGFGRKDVVEHLLQTGANVHARDDGGLIPLHNACSFGHAEVVSLLLCQGADPNARDNWNYTPLHEAAIKGKIDVCIVLLQHGADPNIRNTDGKSALDLADPSAKAVLTGEYKKDELLEAARSGNEEKLMALLTPLNVNCHASDGRKSTPLHLAAGYNRVRIVQLLLQHGADVHAKDKGGLVPLHNACSYGHFEVTELLLKHGACVNAMDLWQFTPLHEAASKNRVEVCSLLLSHGADPTLLNCHSKSAVDMAPTPELKERLTYEFKGHSLLQAAREADMAKVKKTLALEIISFKHPQTNETALHCAVASPHPKRKQVTELLLRKGANINEKNKDFMTPLHVAAERAHNDILEVLQKHGAKVNAVDTLGQTALHRAALAGHIQTCKLLLSYGADPSIVSLQGFTAAQMGNEAVQQILNENVPTRNSDVDYRFLEAAKAGDLETVQQLCTPQNVNCRDLEGRHSTPLHFAAGYNRVAVVEYLLHHGADVHAKDKGGLVPLHNACSYGHYEVAELLVRHGASVNVADLWKFTPLHEAAAKGKYEICKLLLKHGADPSKKNRDGNMPLDMVKDGDTDIQDLLRGDAALLDAAKKGCLARVQKLCSPENINCRDTQGRNSTPLHLAAGYNNLEVAEYLLEHGADVNAQDKGGLIPLHNAASYGHVDIAALLIKYNTCVNATDKWAFTPLHEAAQKGRTQLCALLLAHGADPTMKNQEGQTALDLATADDIRALLMDAMPPDALPSCFKPQATVVSASVISPASTPSCLSAASSIDNLAGPLTELAAAAAASNSGVADGATGTDRKEGEMTMLDMNISQFMKSLGLEHLRDIFEREQITLDVLADMGHEELKEIGINAYGHRHKLIKGIERLLGGQQGANPYLTFHCANQGTILIDLAPDDKEYQSVEEEMQSTIREHRDGGNAGGVFSRYNIIKIQKVVNKKLRERYTHRQKEIADENHNHHNERMLFHGSPFINAIIHKGFDERHAYIGGMFGAGIYFAENSSKSNQYVYGIGGGTGCPTHKDRSCYLCHRQMLFCRVTLGKSFLQFSAMKMAHAPPGHHSVIGRPSVNGLAYAEYVIYRGEQAFPEYLITYQILKPESAAQLAAGAEQKS, encoded by the exons ATGGCGGTGTCTCGTCGCTcctcgcagcagcagcagcagcaaagtaCGTTACCGTCCCCGCCGAGAAACAGCTCTCTTTCGGGAGCTCCCCCGGCCTCTCCGCCGATGGCTCTGCTCGGATCGGCCGTCGGGAGCCCGGAGAGCGACAGGGAATGCAGCGGGGGGATCGACACGGCCCTGGCCTCCCCGGACCTGCCGGCCCCTGTCCTGGCGAGCAGTGCGAGCTCCACTACCACGACCTCCGGCGGCGgcggaggcagcagcagcgtctcCAGCCCTGGCTCCGGAGCTGCCAGCCCCGCCGACGGCAGCAGCGGCATCGGGGGCGCGTTCAGGGAGCTGTTCGAGGCCTGCCGCAACGGAGACGTGTCCCGTGTGAAGAGGCTGGTGGACTCGGTGAACGTAAACGCGAAGGACATGGCTGGTCGGAAATCAACTCCCCTTCATTTCGCTGCGG GTTTTGGCAGGAAAGATGTGGTTGAGCACCTCTTGCAGACGGGAGCCAATGTCCACGCCAGGGATGATGGAGGACTCATTCCCCTGCACAACGCCTGCTCTTTCGGCCACGCAGAAGTTGTCAGCCTGCTCTTGTGTCAGGGCGCAGATCCCAACGCCAGAGACAACTGGAACTACACTCCATTACATGAGGCTGCCATCAAGGGAAAGATAGATGTGTGCATTG TGTTACTCCAACATGGAGCTGATCCAAACATCCGCAACACTGATGGCAAATCTGCTCTGGATCTAGCTGACCCGTCAGCCAAGGCTGTTCTCACTG GTGAATACAAGAAGGACGAACTTCTGGAAGCAGCAAG GAGTGGAAATGAAGAGAAGCTGATGGCTCTGCTGACTCCGTTGAATGTCAACTGTCACGCAAGTGATGGCCGCAAG tcAACGCCCCTACACCTCGCTGCTGGTTACAACCGCGTCCGCATTGTTCAGCTCCTTCTCCAGCATGGAGCCGACGTTCATGCCAAGGACAAAGG TGGCCTGGTCCCTCTTCACAATGCTTGTTCCTATGGTCACTTTGAGGTCACTGAGCTTCTGCTTAAA cATGGAGCCTGTGTGAACGCCATGGACTTGTGGCAGTTCACTCCTCTCCATGAGGCAGCGTCCAAGAACCGAGTGGAAGTCTGCTCCTTGCTGCTGAGTCACGGGGCCGACCCCACCCTGCTGAACTGCCACAGCAAGAGCGCTGTGGACATGGCCCCCACCCCAGAGCTTAAAGAAAGGCTCACCT ATGAGTTCAAAGGTCACTCACTGCTGCAGGCAGCTCGGGAGGCAGACATGGCCAAAGTGAAGAAGACGCTCGCTCTGGAGATCATCAGCTTCAAACATCCTCAGACCAACGAGACAGCTCTG CACTGTGCTGTGGCGTCCCCCCACCCGAAGAGGAAGCAGGTGACTGAGTTGTTGCTGCGTAAAGGTGCCAACATCAATGAGAAGAACAAAGA CTTCATGACTCCGCTGCATGTTGCTGCAGAGAGAGCTCACAACGACATACTGGAGGTGCTGCAGAAACATGGAGCAAAG GTAAATGCTGTGGACACACTGGGTCAGACAGCGCTTCATAGAGCTGCGCTGGCTGGTCACATTCAGACCTGCAAGCTGCTGCTGAGCTACGGGGCCGACCCTTCCATCGTCTCTCTGCAGGGTTTCACTGCTGCCCAGATGGGCAACGAGGCTGTACAACAGATTCTCAATG AAAATGTTCCCACACGTAATTCTGACGTGGACTACAGATTTCTGGAGGCGGCCAAAGCAGGAGATCTGGAAACAGTGCAA CAACTTTGCACCCCTCAGAACGTAAACTGCCGGGACTTGGAGGGCCGCCACTCTACTCCTCTGCACTTTGCAGCTGGTTACAACCGAGTTGCTGTAGTTGAATATCTGTTGCACCATGGAGCTGATGTCCATGCCAAAGACAAGGG TGGTCTGGTCCCCCTCCACAACGCATGCTCCTACGGACACTATGAAGTGGCTGAGCTGCTGGTCAGACATGGAGCCTCAGTCAACGTGGCCGACCTATGGAAGTTCACCCCGCTTCATGAGGCTGCAGCCAAAGGCAAATATGAGATCTGCAAACTGCTGCTCAAA CATGGAGCCGACCCCTCCAAGAAGAACCGTGATGGCAACATGCCGCTGGACATGGTGAAGGACGGAGACACAGACATCCAGGACCTGCTGAGGGGTGACGCTGCTCTGCTGGACGCTGCAAAGAAGGGCTGCCTGGCCCGAGTCCAGAAACTCTGCTCCCCAGAGAATATCAACTGCAGAGATACACAGGGACGCAACTCAACACCGCTCCACCTCGCAG CTGGTTACAACAACCTTGAGGTGGCTGAGTATCTGCTGGAACATGGGGCTGATGTCAACGCCCAGGACAAAGGAGGCCTTATCCCTCTTCATAATGCTGCATCTTATGGG caCGTGGACATTGCAGCACTACTCATCAAGTACAATACGTGCGTGAATGCTACAGACAAATGGGCTTTCACACCGCTCCACGAGGCTGCCCAGAAGGGTCGTACTCAGCTGTGTGCGCTGCTGCTGGCTCATGGAGCTGACCCCACCATGAAGAACCAGGAGGGCCAGACTGCTCTGGACCTGGCCACG GCTGATGATATCCGGGCCTTGCTGATGGACGCCATGCCACCAGATGCCCTGCCCAGCTGCTTTAAGCCCCAGGCTACGGTGGTCAGTGCATCAGTTATTTCCCCTGCCTCCACGCCATCCTGTCTGTCAGCCGCCAGCAGCATAGACAACCTGGCTGGCCCGCTCACCGAGCtggctgccgctgctgccgccAGCAACTCAGGGGTGGCAGACGGAGCCACGGGCACTGACCGCAAGGAAGGGGAAA TGACAATGCTGGACATGAACATAAGTCAGTTCATGAAGAGCCTGGGTCTGGAGCACCTAAGGGACATCTTTGAGAGGGAGCAG ATCACTCTGGATGTGTTGGCTGACATGGGTCACGAGGAGCTGAAGGAGATTGGAATTAACGCCTATGGCCACAGACACAAGCTAATCAAGGGCATTGAGAGGCTGCTGGGCGGCCAGCAGG gtGCAAACCCATACCTGACATTCCACTGTGCCAACCAGGGCACTATCCTGATAGACCTCGCCCCAGACGACAAGGAGTACcagtctgtggaggaggag ATGCAGAGCACCATCCGAGAGCACAGAGACGGAGGCAACGCTGGCGGCGTGTTCAGCAGATACAACATCATCAAG ATTCAGAAGGTTGTAAATAAGAAGCTGAGGGAACGTTACACCCACAGGCAGAAGGAGATCGCAGATGAGAACCACAACCACCACAATGAGCGCATGTTATTTCATG GTTCCCCGTTCATCAACGCAATCATCCACAAAGGCTTCGATGAGCGCCATGCCTACATAGGAGGGATGTTTGGAGCAGGGATCTACTTTGCAGAGAATTCCTCAAAGAGTAACCAGTACGTCTACGGCATCGGTGGAGGCACGGGCTGCCCGACGCACAAAGACCGCTCCTGCTACCTGTGCCACAG GCAAATGCTGTTCTGCAGAGTGACCCTGGGGAAATCCTTCCTACAGTTCAGTGCTATGAAGATGGCCCACGCACCCCCAGGACATCATTCAGTCATCGGGCGGCCCAGCGTTAACGGCCTAGCTTACGCGGAGTACGTCATATACAGAGGAGAGCAG GCCTTCCCAGAGTACCTCATCACCTACCAGATCCTTAAACCAGAGAGCGCAGCCCAGTTAGCGGCAGGAGCGGAGCAGAAGTCATAG
- the LOC109633830 gene encoding poly [ADP-ribose] polymerase tankyrase-1 isoform X1, producing MAVSRRSSQQQQQQSTLPSPPRNSSLSGAPPASPPMALLGSAVGSPESDRECSGGIDTALASPDLPAPVLASSASSTTTTSGGGGGSSSVSSPGSGAASPADGSSGIGGAFRELFEACRNGDVSRVKRLVDSVNVNAKDMAGRKSTPLHFAAGFGRKDVVEHLLQTGANVHARDDGGLIPLHNACSFGHAEVVSLLLCQGADPNARDNWNYTPLHEAAIKGKIDVCIVLLQHGADPNIRNTDGKSALDLADPSAKAVLTGEYKKDELLEAARSGNEEKLMALLTPLNVNCHASDGRKSTSQKMLSTPLHLAAGYNRVRIVQLLLQHGADVHAKDKGGLVPLHNACSYGHFEVTELLLKHGACVNAMDLWQFTPLHEAASKNRVEVCSLLLSHGADPTLLNCHSKSAVDMAPTPELKERLTYEFKGHSLLQAAREADMAKVKKTLALEIISFKHPQTNETALHCAVASPHPKRKQVTELLLRKGANINEKNKDFMTPLHVAAERAHNDILEVLQKHGAKVNAVDTLGQTALHRAALAGHIQTCKLLLSYGADPSIVSLQGFTAAQMGNEAVQQILNENVPTRNSDVDYRFLEAAKAGDLETVQQLCTPQNVNCRDLEGRHSTPLHFAAGYNRVAVVEYLLHHGADVHAKDKGGLVPLHNACSYGHYEVAELLVRHGASVNVADLWKFTPLHEAAAKGKYEICKLLLKHGADPSKKNRDGNMPLDMVKDGDTDIQDLLRGDAALLDAAKKGCLARVQKLCSPENINCRDTQGRNSTPLHLAAGYNNLEVAEYLLEHGADVNAQDKGGLIPLHNAASYGHVDIAALLIKYNTCVNATDKWAFTPLHEAAQKGRTQLCALLLAHGADPTMKNQEGQTALDLATADDIRALLMDAMPPDALPSCFKPQATVVSASVISPASTPSCLSAASSIDNLAGPLTELAAAAAASNSGVADGATGTDRKEGEMTMLDMNISQFMKSLGLEHLRDIFEREQITLDVLADMGHEELKEIGINAYGHRHKLIKGIERLLGGQQGANPYLTFHCANQGTILIDLAPDDKEYQSVEEEMQSTIREHRDGGNAGGVFSRYNIIKIQKVVNKKLRERYTHRQKEIADENHNHHNERMLFHGSPFINAIIHKGFDERHAYIGGMFGAGIYFAENSSKSNQYVYGIGGGTGCPTHKDRSCYLCHRQMLFCRVTLGKSFLQFSAMKMAHAPPGHHSVIGRPSVNGLAYAEYVIYRGEQAFPEYLITYQILKPESAAQLAAGAEQKS from the exons ATGGCGGTGTCTCGTCGCTcctcgcagcagcagcagcagcaaagtaCGTTACCGTCCCCGCCGAGAAACAGCTCTCTTTCGGGAGCTCCCCCGGCCTCTCCGCCGATGGCTCTGCTCGGATCGGCCGTCGGGAGCCCGGAGAGCGACAGGGAATGCAGCGGGGGGATCGACACGGCCCTGGCCTCCCCGGACCTGCCGGCCCCTGTCCTGGCGAGCAGTGCGAGCTCCACTACCACGACCTCCGGCGGCGgcggaggcagcagcagcgtctcCAGCCCTGGCTCCGGAGCTGCCAGCCCCGCCGACGGCAGCAGCGGCATCGGGGGCGCGTTCAGGGAGCTGTTCGAGGCCTGCCGCAACGGAGACGTGTCCCGTGTGAAGAGGCTGGTGGACTCGGTGAACGTAAACGCGAAGGACATGGCTGGTCGGAAATCAACTCCCCTTCATTTCGCTGCGG GTTTTGGCAGGAAAGATGTGGTTGAGCACCTCTTGCAGACGGGAGCCAATGTCCACGCCAGGGATGATGGAGGACTCATTCCCCTGCACAACGCCTGCTCTTTCGGCCACGCAGAAGTTGTCAGCCTGCTCTTGTGTCAGGGCGCAGATCCCAACGCCAGAGACAACTGGAACTACACTCCATTACATGAGGCTGCCATCAAGGGAAAGATAGATGTGTGCATTG TGTTACTCCAACATGGAGCTGATCCAAACATCCGCAACACTGATGGCAAATCTGCTCTGGATCTAGCTGACCCGTCAGCCAAGGCTGTTCTCACTG GTGAATACAAGAAGGACGAACTTCTGGAAGCAGCAAG GAGTGGAAATGAAGAGAAGCTGATGGCTCTGCTGACTCCGTTGAATGTCAACTGTCACGCAAGTGATGGCCGCAAG TCAACATCCCAAAAAATGCTG tcAACGCCCCTACACCTCGCTGCTGGTTACAACCGCGTCCGCATTGTTCAGCTCCTTCTCCAGCATGGAGCCGACGTTCATGCCAAGGACAAAGG TGGCCTGGTCCCTCTTCACAATGCTTGTTCCTATGGTCACTTTGAGGTCACTGAGCTTCTGCTTAAA cATGGAGCCTGTGTGAACGCCATGGACTTGTGGCAGTTCACTCCTCTCCATGAGGCAGCGTCCAAGAACCGAGTGGAAGTCTGCTCCTTGCTGCTGAGTCACGGGGCCGACCCCACCCTGCTGAACTGCCACAGCAAGAGCGCTGTGGACATGGCCCCCACCCCAGAGCTTAAAGAAAGGCTCACCT ATGAGTTCAAAGGTCACTCACTGCTGCAGGCAGCTCGGGAGGCAGACATGGCCAAAGTGAAGAAGACGCTCGCTCTGGAGATCATCAGCTTCAAACATCCTCAGACCAACGAGACAGCTCTG CACTGTGCTGTGGCGTCCCCCCACCCGAAGAGGAAGCAGGTGACTGAGTTGTTGCTGCGTAAAGGTGCCAACATCAATGAGAAGAACAAAGA CTTCATGACTCCGCTGCATGTTGCTGCAGAGAGAGCTCACAACGACATACTGGAGGTGCTGCAGAAACATGGAGCAAAG GTAAATGCTGTGGACACACTGGGTCAGACAGCGCTTCATAGAGCTGCGCTGGCTGGTCACATTCAGACCTGCAAGCTGCTGCTGAGCTACGGGGCCGACCCTTCCATCGTCTCTCTGCAGGGTTTCACTGCTGCCCAGATGGGCAACGAGGCTGTACAACAGATTCTCAATG AAAATGTTCCCACACGTAATTCTGACGTGGACTACAGATTTCTGGAGGCGGCCAAAGCAGGAGATCTGGAAACAGTGCAA CAACTTTGCACCCCTCAGAACGTAAACTGCCGGGACTTGGAGGGCCGCCACTCTACTCCTCTGCACTTTGCAGCTGGTTACAACCGAGTTGCTGTAGTTGAATATCTGTTGCACCATGGAGCTGATGTCCATGCCAAAGACAAGGG TGGTCTGGTCCCCCTCCACAACGCATGCTCCTACGGACACTATGAAGTGGCTGAGCTGCTGGTCAGACATGGAGCCTCAGTCAACGTGGCCGACCTATGGAAGTTCACCCCGCTTCATGAGGCTGCAGCCAAAGGCAAATATGAGATCTGCAAACTGCTGCTCAAA CATGGAGCCGACCCCTCCAAGAAGAACCGTGATGGCAACATGCCGCTGGACATGGTGAAGGACGGAGACACAGACATCCAGGACCTGCTGAGGGGTGACGCTGCTCTGCTGGACGCTGCAAAGAAGGGCTGCCTGGCCCGAGTCCAGAAACTCTGCTCCCCAGAGAATATCAACTGCAGAGATACACAGGGACGCAACTCAACACCGCTCCACCTCGCAG CTGGTTACAACAACCTTGAGGTGGCTGAGTATCTGCTGGAACATGGGGCTGATGTCAACGCCCAGGACAAAGGAGGCCTTATCCCTCTTCATAATGCTGCATCTTATGGG caCGTGGACATTGCAGCACTACTCATCAAGTACAATACGTGCGTGAATGCTACAGACAAATGGGCTTTCACACCGCTCCACGAGGCTGCCCAGAAGGGTCGTACTCAGCTGTGTGCGCTGCTGCTGGCTCATGGAGCTGACCCCACCATGAAGAACCAGGAGGGCCAGACTGCTCTGGACCTGGCCACG GCTGATGATATCCGGGCCTTGCTGATGGACGCCATGCCACCAGATGCCCTGCCCAGCTGCTTTAAGCCCCAGGCTACGGTGGTCAGTGCATCAGTTATTTCCCCTGCCTCCACGCCATCCTGTCTGTCAGCCGCCAGCAGCATAGACAACCTGGCTGGCCCGCTCACCGAGCtggctgccgctgctgccgccAGCAACTCAGGGGTGGCAGACGGAGCCACGGGCACTGACCGCAAGGAAGGGGAAA TGACAATGCTGGACATGAACATAAGTCAGTTCATGAAGAGCCTGGGTCTGGAGCACCTAAGGGACATCTTTGAGAGGGAGCAG ATCACTCTGGATGTGTTGGCTGACATGGGTCACGAGGAGCTGAAGGAGATTGGAATTAACGCCTATGGCCACAGACACAAGCTAATCAAGGGCATTGAGAGGCTGCTGGGCGGCCAGCAGG gtGCAAACCCATACCTGACATTCCACTGTGCCAACCAGGGCACTATCCTGATAGACCTCGCCCCAGACGACAAGGAGTACcagtctgtggaggaggag ATGCAGAGCACCATCCGAGAGCACAGAGACGGAGGCAACGCTGGCGGCGTGTTCAGCAGATACAACATCATCAAG ATTCAGAAGGTTGTAAATAAGAAGCTGAGGGAACGTTACACCCACAGGCAGAAGGAGATCGCAGATGAGAACCACAACCACCACAATGAGCGCATGTTATTTCATG GTTCCCCGTTCATCAACGCAATCATCCACAAAGGCTTCGATGAGCGCCATGCCTACATAGGAGGGATGTTTGGAGCAGGGATCTACTTTGCAGAGAATTCCTCAAAGAGTAACCAGTACGTCTACGGCATCGGTGGAGGCACGGGCTGCCCGACGCACAAAGACCGCTCCTGCTACCTGTGCCACAG GCAAATGCTGTTCTGCAGAGTGACCCTGGGGAAATCCTTCCTACAGTTCAGTGCTATGAAGATGGCCCACGCACCCCCAGGACATCATTCAGTCATCGGGCGGCCCAGCGTTAACGGCCTAGCTTACGCGGAGTACGTCATATACAGAGGAGAGCAG GCCTTCCCAGAGTACCTCATCACCTACCAGATCCTTAAACCAGAGAGCGCAGCCCAGTTAGCGGCAGGAGCGGAGCAGAAGTCATAG
- the idua gene encoding alpha-L-iduronidase, translated as MGWESFSVLVFLLHFTQTSGASYVITADVRRAAGDLKHFWTSTGFCPPLPHTQADHFDLSVDQQLNLAYVGSVPHGGIQQVRIHWMLELVTAQDIGGRPQYNFTKLDQLIDLLWMNGLRPGFELMGSVSNYFTDFEEKSQVVEWKNLVYLIAKRYIDRYGLGSVSHWNFETWNEPNNHDFDNVTVSIQGFLNYYDACSEGLRAASPLLKFGGPGDSCHSPPHSPYCWAMVQHCYDGTNYFTGETGVRLDFIALHKKGGGYSLPILQQEIQTMGEIQERFPRFRSLPVYNDEADPLVGWSRPQGWRADVTYAAMVVKVINQHQDLLLSDPNSTINYTLLSNDNAFLSYHPHPFTQRTLTARFQVNNTQPPHVQLIRKPVLTVMGLLALLGETQVLAQVLNAAGTSNSTVGILASSHKPVMPGGSDSWQAAALVYNSDDNRTSTDTDDVTVSLTGLEAQKGLAYVTYYIDNNMTNPYQLWQSMGSPDYPTAEQFRRLRGLEDPHVDGPWEIPAGDTLTLKAKLSVPSVLLIHVCARPKALPDQVNGLRFIRITKGQVLIIWSDHCVDSKCIKTFEVEFSSDNKNFSRINTQDTIFTSYVFSPVDLEVSGLYRVRAVDYWGRPGSYSLPEKY; from the exons ATGGGATGGGAAAGTTTCTCTGTCCTGGTTTTCCTTCTTCACTTCACCCAGACGTCAGGAGCTTCCTATGTGATCACAGCTGATGtgaggagagcagcaggagatcTCAAACACTTCTGGACGAGCACTGGATTCTG CCCTCCTCTTCCGCACACCCAGGCCGACCACTTTGACCTGAGTGTCGACCAGCAGCTGAACCTGGCCTATGTGGGCTCCGTTCCCCACGGAGGGATCCAGCAGGTCAGGATACACTGGATGTTGGAGCTGGTCACTGCACA AGATATCGGAGGACGACCTCAGTACAACTTCACTAAGCTGGACCAGCTCATAGATCTCTTGTGGATGAATGGACTCCGACCAG GGTTTGAGCTGATGGGCAGCGTCTCGAACTACTTCACTGACTTTGAGGAAAAATCCCAAGTGGTCGAGTGGAAGAATCTGGTTTATCTCATAGCCAAGAGGTACATCG ACCGGTATGGCCTGGGAAGTGTTTCTCACTGGAACTTTGAAACGTGGAATGAGCCAAACAACCATGACTTTGATAATGTCACCGTGTCCATTCAAG ggtTCCTAAACTACTATGATGCCTGTTCGGAGGGTCTGCGTGCTGCCAGCCCCCTTCTGAAGTTCGGGGGTCCCGGGGACTCCTGTCATTCCCCCCCACACTCTCCGTACTGCTGGGCCATGGTGCAGCACTGCTACGACGGCACCAACTACTTCACTGGAGAGACTGGAGTCAGGCTAGACTTCATCGCCCTGCACAAGAAG GGAGGAGGCTATTCGTTGCCCATCCTCCAGCAGGAGATCCAGACAATGGGGGAGATCCAGGAGCGTTTCCCCCGGTTCCGCAGCCTCCCTGTGTATAATGATGAGGCTGATCCTCTGGTGGGCTGGTCCAGGCCTCAGGGGTGGAGGGCTGATGTGACCTACGCTGCCATGGTGGTGAAG GTGATAAACCAGCACCAggatctgctgctgtcagacccTAACAGCACCATCAACTACACCCTGCTGAGCAACGACAACGCTTTCCTCAGCTACCACCCGCACCCCTTCACTCAGCGCACGCTGACGGCACGATTCCAGGTCAACAACACCCAGCCGCCTCACGTCCAGCTCATCAGGAAGCCTGTCCTCACTGTCATGGGCCTGCTGGCTTTACTAG GAGAGACCCAGGTCTTGGCTCAGGTTCTGAACGCAGCAGGAACCAGCAACAGCACAGTGGGAATTCTCGCCAGCAGCCACAAGCCTGTGATGCCAGGCGGCTCAGACAGCTGGCAGGCGGCAGCGCTGGTCTACAACAGTGACGACAACCGCACCTCCACCgacactgatgatgtcaccgtGTCACTGACAGGACTGGAAGCACAAAAGG GTCTTGCGTATGTCACATATTACATCGACAACAACATGACCAACCCGTACCAGCTGTGGCAGAGCATGGGCAGCCCCGACTATCCCACAGCAGAACAGTTCAGACGGCTCAGGGGGCTGGAG GACCCTCATGTTGATGGACCCTGGGAGATTCCTGCAGGCGACACTCTGACTCTAAAAGCCAAACTGTCCGTGCCCTCCGTTCTCCTCATCCACGTTTGTGCTCGGCCCAAAGCTCTGCCCGACCAG GTTAATGGATTACGCTTCATCAGAATCACCAAAGGCCAAGTTCTGATCATCTGGTCTGATCACTGTGTTGATTCCAA